One region of Chanodichthys erythropterus isolate Z2021 chromosome 17, ASM2448905v1, whole genome shotgun sequence genomic DNA includes:
- the igflr1 gene encoding IGF-like family receptor 1 isoform X1, with protein sequence MTSKKCIDGNFWDSTRHDCQPCETKYHKQAGSEFTENCGWSDEQHQVGVSHTTCRDGTFNDGSHIKCQKCHSCLTTQFIACNSTTDTICCKQGEQVFSGKCIPQQLPTKVIPTVMRKTSTITDSVSNSSRPASPTPHQILPQTPSQKPSLTSSQTIQNSSSAIDLTGIYVFLGILSTLTLLCLFLVIKRRRTKHFNEEFQQCCNGADQESLSKKERYEQTISYNIIKEIDNDHMTGSAYLLAPEVQGKPLKTVLNNLDVLEELVLVLDPDISGAKNTRHLAAQCSFSFAWINYAYSMKDHKSPLVAVLEGVVTKNPDWTVGHLAELLTTIGRNDAVEILAKLPAGVEE encoded by the exons ATGACTTCAAAAAAGTGTATAGATGGGAACTTCTGGGATTCTACTCGGCATGACTGTCAGCCATGTGAAACTAAATACCACAAGCAAGCAG GTTCCGAATTTACTGAGAACTGCGGTTGGTCTGACGAGCAACACCAAGTCGGCGTTTCTCACACAACTTGCAGGGATGGAACATTTAATGACGGATCTCACATTAAATGCCAAAAATGTCATTCTTGTTTGACGACACAGTTTATTGCATGCAACAGCACAACTGATACCATCTGCTGTAAACAAGG ggaGCAGGTTTTCAGTGGAAAATGCATCCCTCAGCAGTTGCCGACCAAAGTAATACCA actGTGATGAGAAAGACTTCCACAATAACTGACTCGGTTTCCAACTCAAGTAGGCCTGCCTCTCCAACACCCCATCAAATTCTGCCTCAAACCCCCTCTCAAAAACCCTCTCTAACCTCCTCTCAAACCATTCAAAACTCCTCTTCTGCCATAGATTTGACAG GGATCTATGTATTTTTAGGGATTTTATCCACTCTCACTCTGCTATGTCTGTTCTTGGTCATCAAAAGGAGGAGGACTAAACATTTCAATGAAG AATTTCAACAATGTTGTAATGGAGCTGATCAGGAAAGCCTGTCCAAAAAGGAAAGATATGAACAGACCATCTCATACAACATCATCAAAGAAATCGACAATGATCACATGACTGGATCGGCGTATCTGTTAG CTCCTGAGGTCCAGGGTAAGCCTTTGAAAACCGTGCTGAACAACCTGGATGTTCTTGAGGAGCTTGTGCTGGTATTAGACCCAGACATCTCTGGCGCTAAGAATACACGTCACCTTGCTGCTCAGTGCTCTTTTTCCTTTGCCTGGATCAATTATGCATATTCCATGAAGGATCACAAAAGTCCCCTCGTCGCTGTTTTGGAGGGTGTCGTCACCAAGAATCCAGACTGGACCGTTGGACACCTCGCTGAGCTGTTAACCACTATCGGTCGCAATGATGCCGTGGAGATTTTGGCAAAGCTCCCTGCTGGTGTTGAAGAATaa
- the igflr1 gene encoding IGF-like family receptor 1 isoform X2: MTSKKCIDGNFWDSTRHDCQPCETKYHKQAGSEFTENCGWSDEQHQVGVSHTTCRDGTFNDGSHIKCQKCHSCLTTQFIACNSTTDTICCKQGEQVFSGKCIPQQLPTKTVMRKTSTITDSVSNSSRPASPTPHQILPQTPSQKPSLTSSQTIQNSSSAIDLTGIYVFLGILSTLTLLCLFLVIKRRRTKHFNEEFQQCCNGADQESLSKKERYEQTISYNIIKEIDNDHMTGSAYLLAPEVQGKPLKTVLNNLDVLEELVLVLDPDISGAKNTRHLAAQCSFSFAWINYAYSMKDHKSPLVAVLEGVVTKNPDWTVGHLAELLTTIGRNDAVEILAKLPAGVEE, from the exons ATGACTTCAAAAAAGTGTATAGATGGGAACTTCTGGGATTCTACTCGGCATGACTGTCAGCCATGTGAAACTAAATACCACAAGCAAGCAG GTTCCGAATTTACTGAGAACTGCGGTTGGTCTGACGAGCAACACCAAGTCGGCGTTTCTCACACAACTTGCAGGGATGGAACATTTAATGACGGATCTCACATTAAATGCCAAAAATGTCATTCTTGTTTGACGACACAGTTTATTGCATGCAACAGCACAACTGATACCATCTGCTGTAAACAAGG ggaGCAGGTTTTCAGTGGAAAATGCATCCCTCAGCAGTTGCCGACCAAA actGTGATGAGAAAGACTTCCACAATAACTGACTCGGTTTCCAACTCAAGTAGGCCTGCCTCTCCAACACCCCATCAAATTCTGCCTCAAACCCCCTCTCAAAAACCCTCTCTAACCTCCTCTCAAACCATTCAAAACTCCTCTTCTGCCATAGATTTGACAG GGATCTATGTATTTTTAGGGATTTTATCCACTCTCACTCTGCTATGTCTGTTCTTGGTCATCAAAAGGAGGAGGACTAAACATTTCAATGAAG AATTTCAACAATGTTGTAATGGAGCTGATCAGGAAAGCCTGTCCAAAAAGGAAAGATATGAACAGACCATCTCATACAACATCATCAAAGAAATCGACAATGATCACATGACTGGATCGGCGTATCTGTTAG CTCCTGAGGTCCAGGGTAAGCCTTTGAAAACCGTGCTGAACAACCTGGATGTTCTTGAGGAGCTTGTGCTGGTATTAGACCCAGACATCTCTGGCGCTAAGAATACACGTCACCTTGCTGCTCAGTGCTCTTTTTCCTTTGCCTGGATCAATTATGCATATTCCATGAAGGATCACAAAAGTCCCCTCGTCGCTGTTTTGGAGGGTGTCGTCACCAAGAATCCAGACTGGACCGTTGGACACCTCGCTGAGCTGTTAACCACTATCGGTCGCAATGATGCCGTGGAGATTTTGGCAAAGCTCCCTGCTGGTGTTGAAGAATaa